From the genome of Streptobacillus canis, one region includes:
- a CDS encoding phosphoribosylformylglycinamidine synthase: MSNLRFFVEKKKHCDFESRRLLKQLQEELGIMSLKDIRILNCYDIFNSPDNIEDIKKMILSEPVTDDIFDKLELNGEKYFAIEFLPGQFDQRASSAMQCVDIITTSDNNLDITTSKIFILYGEVSTDELQKIKNYLINPIETREKNLNILEKEKLTINTDVITYNNFIDLNSEELENLRKELGLSMTYEDILHIQNYYKSEKRNPTETEIKVFDTYWSDHCRHTTFETKINKVEFPDTSYGRFLNSEFEKYLEMKEVVAKHKNITLMDLATVIPKYFKKIGKLDSLEVSEENNACSVYIDVETEKFDGEKEVEKWLLMFKNETHNHPTEIEPFGGASTCLGGAIRDPLSGRAYVYQAIRITGAANPLEKIENTLKGKLSQKKITTGAAHGYSSYGNQIGIATSLVSEIYHEGYKAKRMEVGAVVAAAPLENVIRKSPANTDSIILLGGKTGRDGCGGATGSSKEHTDESLFMCGSEVQKGNAPEERKIQRLFRNGNVTRLIKKCNDFGAGGVSVAIGELADGIDVNLDLVPVKYDGLNGTELAISESQERMAVVVAKEDVEEFLKEAEKENLLATVVGSVTDNGRLILRHKGVDIVNISREFLNTNGATQEIEIKVEDINVKDFLSRELASETFKEKWSENIQKLNVASTKGLSEMFDSSIGAGTVLMPYGGKYQLSPIDVSIMKIPMLSKKTNTASAITWGYNPYLTEKSPYHGSMYAVLDSVAKLVAAGVDYKGIHLSFQEYFERLGKNSVKWSKPMLALLGAMRCQLDFEIAAIGGKDSMSGTFENISVPPTLISFAVNTVNAKDVISTDIKEAGNRIYLVENIIDEDLSYNSEDIKVKYAKVLEEMRKGNIVSAKVVGMGGISGTISQMCFGNKLGVKLTNMDVDYFGYKPGSIVVESKTALDFIALGETTKEYEINVNGEIIDLETVKNLWLDKLDPVFPYEYKEKKESIINISKPKFVDYSSSVKYAKPRVLITAFPGTNCEYDMKNIFERNGAVTNITLFRNLNKAHIEGSIDDICRELRNSQIFVLPGGFSAGDEPDGSGKFIAAVLQNPRVKEEIEKFLARDGLVLGICNGFQALVKSGLLPYGKIGEITPDSPTLTYNKIGRHISQMVKTRIATNNSPWLSSFNVGDEFDIPVSHGEGRFFANRETLEKLIENGQVATQYVDFDGNASNEFKFNPNGSEFAIEGIVSPDGKIFGKMGHSERIGENTLKNVEGNKYQNIFKNGVEYFK; encoded by the coding sequence ATGTCAAACTTAAGATTTTTTGTAGAAAAGAAAAAGCATTGTGACTTTGAATCGAGGAGGTTATTAAAACAGCTGCAAGAAGAATTGGGTATAATGTCTTTGAAAGATATTAGAATATTAAATTGCTATGATATTTTTAATTCTCCTGATAATATAGAGGATATAAAGAAAATGATATTATCTGAACCAGTAACAGATGATATTTTTGACAAGCTAGAATTAAACGGAGAAAAATATTTTGCTATCGAGTTTTTACCGGGGCAATTTGACCAAAGAGCTTCGTCTGCAATGCAGTGCGTAGACATAATAACAACATCAGATAATAATCTAGATATAACAACTTCTAAAATTTTCATACTATATGGTGAAGTGTCAACTGATGAACTTCAAAAAATCAAAAACTATCTAATAAACCCTATTGAAACAAGGGAAAAGAATCTAAACATCCTAGAAAAAGAAAAATTAACTATCAATACGGACGTAATTACGTACAATAATTTCATAGACTTAAACTCAGAAGAATTGGAGAACTTAAGAAAAGAACTTGGTTTATCAATGACTTATGAGGATATTTTACATATTCAAAATTACTATAAATCAGAAAAAAGAAATCCAACAGAAACAGAAATAAAAGTATTTGATACATATTGGTCTGACCATTGTAGACATACTACATTTGAAACAAAAATAAATAAAGTAGAATTTCCAGACACTAGTTATGGAAGATTTTTAAATTCTGAATTTGAAAAATATTTAGAAATGAAAGAAGTTGTTGCAAAACATAAAAACATTACTTTAATGGATCTTGCAACAGTAATACCGAAGTATTTCAAAAAGATAGGAAAATTAGATAGTTTAGAAGTTAGTGAAGAAAATAATGCATGTTCAGTATATATAGATGTTGAAACTGAGAAGTTTGATGGAGAAAAAGAAGTTGAAAAATGGTTATTAATGTTTAAAAATGAAACACATAATCACCCTACAGAAATAGAACCGTTTGGAGGAGCATCTACTTGTCTTGGTGGAGCTATAAGAGATCCATTATCAGGAAGAGCTTATGTTTATCAAGCAATTAGAATTACAGGAGCAGCAAATCCATTAGAAAAAATAGAAAATACTTTAAAAGGTAAATTATCTCAAAAGAAAATAACTACTGGAGCAGCTCATGGATATTCTTCTTATGGAAACCAAATAGGAATAGCAACATCTCTGGTTTCAGAAATATATCATGAAGGATATAAGGCTAAGAGAATGGAAGTAGGAGCGGTAGTTGCTGCTGCACCACTTGAAAATGTAATAAGAAAGAGTCCTGCAAATACTGATAGTATAATATTACTTGGAGGAAAAACAGGAAGAGATGGTTGTGGAGGGGCAACTGGATCATCTAAAGAACATACAGATGAATCATTATTTATGTGTGGTTCAGAAGTTCAAAAAGGTAATGCACCAGAAGAAAGAAAAATACAAAGATTATTTAGAAATGGAAATGTAACAAGATTAATTAAAAAATGTAATGACTTTGGAGCAGGAGGAGTTTCAGTAGCAATAGGAGAACTTGCTGACGGAATAGATGTTAATCTTGATTTAGTTCCAGTTAAATATGATGGATTAAATGGAACAGAACTTGCAATATCTGAGTCTCAAGAAAGAATGGCAGTAGTAGTAGCTAAAGAAGATGTAGAAGAATTCTTAAAAGAAGCTGAAAAAGAAAACTTACTTGCTACAGTAGTTGGAAGTGTTACAGATAATGGAAGATTAATTTTAAGACATAAAGGAGTAGATATAGTTAATATTTCAAGAGAATTCTTAAATACTAATGGAGCTACTCAAGAAATAGAAATTAAAGTTGAAGATATAAATGTTAAAGACTTCTTAAGTAGAGAATTAGCTAGTGAAACATTTAAAGAAAAATGGTCAGAAAATATACAAAAATTAAATGTTGCATCTACTAAAGGATTATCAGAAATGTTTGATTCAAGTATAGGAGCAGGAACAGTATTAATGCCTTATGGAGGTAAATATCAACTAAGTCCTATAGATGTATCAATAATGAAGATACCTATGTTATCTAAGAAAACTAACACAGCTTCAGCAATAACTTGGGGATATAACCCATATTTAACAGAAAAATCACCTTATCATGGATCTATGTATGCAGTACTTGATTCAGTAGCTAAACTTGTAGCAGCTGGTGTAGACTATAAAGGAATACACTTATCATTCCAAGAATACTTTGAAAGATTAGGTAAAAACAGTGTTAAATGGTCAAAACCTATGCTTGCATTACTTGGAGCAATGAGATGTCAGCTTGACTTTGAAATAGCTGCAATAGGTGGAAAAGATTCTATGAGTGGAACATTTGAAAATATTTCAGTACCACCTACATTAATATCTTTTGCTGTAAATACTGTAAATGCTAAAGATGTAATATCAACAGATATTAAAGAAGCAGGAAATAGAATATACTTAGTAGAAAATATAATAGATGAAGATTTATCATATAATAGTGAAGATATTAAAGTTAAATATGCAAAAGTACTAGAAGAAATGAGAAAAGGAAATATAGTAAGTGCTAAAGTTGTAGGCATGGGAGGAATTTCTGGTACAATTTCACAAATGTGCTTTGGTAATAAATTAGGAGTTAAATTAACTAATATGGATGTAGACTACTTTGGATATAAACCAGGAAGTATAGTAGTTGAATCAAAAACAGCACTTGATTTCATTGCTTTAGGAGAAACTACTAAAGAGTATGAAATAAATGTAAATGGAGAAATTATTGATTTAGAAACAGTTAAGAACTTATGGTTAGATAAACTAGATCCAGTATTCCCTTATGAATACAAAGAGAAAAAAGAATCAATAATAAATATCTCTAAACCAAAATTTGTAGACTATAGCTCAAGTGTTAAATATGCTAAACCAAGAGTATTAATTACAGCATTCCCAGGAACTAACTGTGAATATGATATGAAGAATATATTTGAAAGAAATGGTGCAGTAACAAATATTACTTTATTTAGAAACTTAAATAAAGCTCATATAGAAGGATCAATTGATGATATATGTAGAGAACTTAGAAATAGTCAAATATTTGTACTACCAGGAGGATTCTCAGCAGGAGATGAACCAGATGGATCAGGTAAGTTCATTGCTGCAGTATTACAAAATCCAAGAGTTAAAGAAGAAATAGAGAAATTCTTAGCTAGAGATGGATTAGTACTTGGAATATGTAATGGATTCCAAGCCTTAGTTAAATCAGGATTACTTCCATATGGTAAGATAGGAGAAATAACTCCAGATAGTCCAACATTAACATACAATAAGATAGGAAGACATATATCTCAAATGGTTAAAACTAGAATAGCAACAAATAATTCACCATGGTTATCTAGCTTTAATGTAGGAGATGAATTTGATATTCCCGTATCACATGGAGAAGGAAGATTCTTTGCAAATCGTGAAACATTAGAAAAATTAATAGAAAATGGTCAAGTTGCAACTCAATATGTTGACTTTGATGGTAATGCAAGCAATGAATTTAAATTTAATCCTAATGGATCAGAATTTGCTATAGAAGGTATCGTATCACCAGATGGTAAGATATTTGGTAAGATGGGACATTCAGAAAGAATTGGAGAAAATACACTTAAGAATGTAGAAGGAAATAAATATCAAAATATATTCAAAAACGGAGTAGAATACTTTAAATAA
- a CDS encoding DEAD/DEAH box helicase, which produces MDRKNIALLKEEVVEKLTNMGLDKMVVISSASNNLEYYHNILKQEESNYESKYVNLSSYSALDLVGANIEILEFLNKKGKGILFLDINLALKVFFDEVRVMNFKVDEEYSREEIFEYLAQNGYKKEYTVLTKGEFAIRGDIIDIYPSNLDNPIRLDFFDTLLESIKVFSTYDQRSKENIDEITIFGNILSGIEREIVDMLSIFNESNIEIFLENKEFLEVKLEQMTILDKDNAQTLKKRFEKLLENGNLLEVSRSKDRNYQDEIRVKRERIEKKGLKFNSVNQILEGDYVIHVEFGIGIYKGTININERDYLYIQYADNDKLYIPVEKLDRISKYVSAGTAPKLYSLGTKGYRRREKRIREDVEKFAKELVTIQAKRKLVTKLPFVKDTLWQEEFEEKFPFNLTWDQQKAVEDIKCDLESGRLMDRLLVGDVGYGKTEVAMRAAFKAIENGYQVAILAPTTVLANQHFERCHKRFEDFGITVANLSRLTGKGTDDVLYGLKDGKIDLVIGTHRLLGDDIRFKNLGLLIIDEEQKFGVTAKEKIKKRREDIHLLTLSATPIPRTLNLALLGIRDISLIQSSPMDRLPIITNKIKEEEIREVILKELARDGQVFYITNNVKGMVEKKKDLKKLMPEFVNIEYIHGQLTPKEIRKKINDFDEGKFDILIASTIVENGIDITNANSIIIEKYTHLGLSQIYQLRGRVGRGKRQGYCYLLDTEYKTKKGKEKDKSLDKIEGVEGGGYVLSLEDLNIRGAGEILGEKQHGAIDMFGYDLYLKMLKNEINRLKGEKIQELKNTEINLLNNGYIPKEYIEKDERIVVYKRYAEVQSINELRELTEEIRDRFGKIPEEMQNFVYSMRVKMYMLENGIDKVEETNHEYILTLPNYIVKLTKEEFAKRIK; this is translated from the coding sequence ATGGATAGAAAAAATATTGCTTTACTAAAAGAAGAAGTAGTAGAGAAGTTAACTAATATGGGTCTTGATAAAATGGTAGTAATAAGTTCAGCATCTAATAACTTAGAATACTATCATAATATATTAAAGCAAGAAGAAAGTAACTATGAAAGTAAATATGTTAATTTAAGTTCATATTCTGCTCTTGATTTAGTAGGAGCAAATATTGAAATACTTGAATTTTTAAATAAGAAGGGAAAAGGAATATTATTCCTTGATATCAATTTAGCTCTAAAAGTATTCTTTGATGAAGTAAGAGTTATGAATTTTAAGGTAGATGAAGAATATAGTAGAGAAGAAATTTTTGAGTATTTAGCTCAAAATGGATATAAGAAGGAATATACAGTATTAACTAAGGGAGAATTTGCTATTAGAGGTGATATTATAGATATATATCCATCTAATTTAGATAATCCTATAAGACTTGATTTTTTTGATACTTTACTTGAAAGTATAAAGGTATTCTCAACTTATGATCAAAGATCTAAAGAAAATATAGATGAGATAACAATATTTGGTAATATTTTAAGTGGTATAGAAAGAGAAATAGTTGATATGCTTTCAATATTTAATGAAAGTAATATAGAGATTTTTTTAGAGAATAAAGAATTTCTTGAAGTTAAATTAGAGCAAATGACTATACTTGATAAAGATAATGCCCAAACTTTAAAGAAAAGGTTTGAAAAACTATTAGAAAATGGTAATTTACTTGAAGTTAGTAGAAGTAAAGATAGAAATTATCAAGATGAAATAAGGGTAAAAAGAGAAAGAATAGAGAAAAAAGGACTTAAATTTAATAGTGTAAATCAAATACTTGAAGGAGATTATGTAATACATGTTGAATTTGGTATAGGGATATATAAAGGGACAATAAATATTAATGAAAGAGATTATCTATACATTCAATATGCTGATAACGACAAGCTATATATTCCTGTAGAAAAACTAGATAGAATTAGTAAATATGTTTCAGCAGGAACAGCTCCTAAACTTTATTCATTAGGTACTAAAGGGTATAGAAGACGTGAAAAAAGAATTAGAGAAGATGTTGAAAAATTTGCAAAAGAATTAGTAACGATACAAGCTAAGAGAAAATTAGTAACTAAGCTTCCTTTTGTTAAAGATACTTTATGGCAGGAAGAATTTGAAGAAAAATTCCCTTTCAATTTAACTTGGGATCAACAAAAAGCAGTTGAAGATATTAAGTGTGATTTAGAAAGTGGAAGATTAATGGATAGACTTTTAGTTGGTGATGTTGGATATGGTAAAACAGAAGTTGCCATGAGAGCTGCATTTAAAGCAATAGAAAATGGATATCAAGTTGCTATACTTGCGCCAACTACAGTACTTGCAAATCAACATTTTGAAAGATGTCATAAAAGATTTGAAGATTTTGGTATTACGGTAGCTAATCTTTCAAGACTTACAGGTAAAGGTACAGATGATGTCCTATATGGTTTAAAAGATGGTAAGATAGACTTAGTAATAGGTACTCATAGATTACTTGGAGATGATATTAGATTTAAAAACTTAGGTCTTTTAATTATAGATGAAGAGCAAAAATTTGGAGTTACAGCTAAGGAAAAAATTAAGAAAAGAAGAGAAGATATACATCTTTTAACTCTAAGTGCAACGCCTATTCCAAGAACTTTAAATCTTGCATTACTTGGTATTAGAGATATTTCTTTAATACAAAGTTCACCTATGGATAGATTACCAATAATTACAAATAAGATAAAAGAAGAGGAAATTAGGGAAGTAATACTTAAAGAATTGGCAAGAGATGGACAGGTTTTCTATATCACCAACAATGTTAAGGGTATGGTAGAAAAGAAAAAAGATTTAAAGAAACTTATGCCTGAATTTGTAAATATAGAATATATACATGGACAACTAACACCTAAAGAGATAAGAAAAAAAATTAATGATTTTGATGAAGGTAAATTTGATATATTAATAGCCTCAACTATAGTTGAAAATGGTATAGATATTACTAATGCTAATAGTATAATTATAGAAAAATATACTCATCTTGGATTATCACAGATTTATCAATTAAGAGGAAGAGTTGGTCGTGGTAAAAGACAAGGTTACTGTTATCTTTTAGATACTGAGTATAAGACTAAGAAAGGTAAAGAAAAAGACAAGAGTCTTGATAAGATAGAGGGAGTTGAAGGTGGAGGATATGTACTTTCACTTGAAGATTTAAATATACGTGGTGCAGGAGAAATCTTAGGAGAAAAACAACATGGTGCCATAGATATGTTTGGATATGATCTTTATCTTAAAATGTTAAAGAATGAAATTAATAGATTAAAAGGTGAGAAGATACAAGAACTTAAAAATACTGAAATTAATCTGTTAAATAATGGATATATTCCTAAAGAATATATAGAAAAAGACGAAAGAATAGTAGTGTATAAAAGATATGCTGAAGTTCAGAGTATAAATGAGTTAAGAGAATTAACAGAAGAAATAAGAGATAGATTCGGGAAAATACCAGAAGAAATGCAAAATTTCGTTTATTCAATGAGGGTAAAGATGTATATGCTAGAAAATGGTATAGATAAGGTTGAAGAAACAAATCATGAATATATCTTAACTTTACCAAACTATATTGTTAAATTAACTAAAGAAGAATTTGCTAAGAGAATTAAATAA
- the yaaA gene encoding S4 domain-containing protein YaaA — MEIKITTEYIKLDQLLKFANLVENGGSAKEVILEGLVLVDGEVETRRGRKIYSGMVVEFEGERVEVK; from the coding sequence ATGGAAATAAAAATAACTACAGAATATATTAAACTTGATCAATTACTTAAATTTGCAAATCTAGTAGAAAATGGTGGAAGTGCAAAAGAGGTAATATTAGAAGGTCTTGTTTTAGTAGATGGTGAAGTTGAAACTAGACGTGGTAGAAAAATATACAGTGGTATGGTAGTTGAGTTTGAAGGAGAAAGAGTAGAAGTTAAATGA
- the recF gene encoding DNA replication/repair protein RecF (All proteins in this family for which functions are known are DNA-binding proteins that assist the filamentation of RecA onto DNA for the initiation of recombination or recombinational repair.), whose amino-acid sequence MIKEVFFSGFRNLIDKRVKLSRGFNLIYGENAQGKTSFMEAIYFGATGRSFRTKKNNEMIKYDNDDAKVFVKLENTSSYSINLFKSEKKYFKNGERIKYVDYIGDILAISFIPEDVELVMGNPSIRRGFFNYEISQISKEYLYLIVDYEKVLKIRNKMLKEKKHKEELYKIYNEKYIEMCAKILKMRKEYVEELNKYLDVNYKKLFNPKHNLKLIYDNFLKLEDVTDVEKNKEKISEILKNKEAYDVQLGYSNYGIHKDEFHFDLNSKNARYFSSQGEKKSIVFILKISEVELIEKKMNKKPVFLMDDIASFFDNFRKNQIIHYFLEKEIQCFLTSTEDLKIVGKKFDVDGGVVSETD is encoded by the coding sequence ATGATAAAAGAAGTGTTTTTTTCAGGTTTTAGAAATTTGATAGATAAGAGAGTTAAATTGTCTCGTGGATTTAATCTAATTTATGGTGAAAATGCACAAGGTAAAACTTCTTTTATGGAAGCTATCTATTTTGGAGCAACAGGTAGAAGTTTTAGAACTAAAAAAAATAATGAAATGATAAAATATGATAATGATGATGCAAAAGTATTTGTTAAATTAGAGAACACTTCTAGTTATTCTATTAACCTATTTAAAAGTGAGAAGAAATACTTTAAAAATGGAGAAAGAATAAAATATGTAGACTATATTGGAGATATTTTAGCCATTTCATTTATACCAGAAGATGTAGAACTTGTGATGGGGAACCCTTCTATTAGAAGGGGATTTTTCAATTACGAAATTTCTCAAATCAGTAAAGAATACTTATATTTAATAGTGGATTATGAAAAAGTACTTAAGATAAGAAATAAGATGCTTAAGGAGAAAAAACACAAAGAAGAATTGTATAAGATATATAATGAAAAGTATATAGAGATGTGTGCCAAAATACTTAAGATGAGAAAGGAATATGTAGAGGAATTAAATAAATACTTAGATGTAAATTATAAAAAACTATTTAACCCTAAACATAATCTAAAGTTAATATATGATAACTTCTTAAAATTAGAAGATGTAACTGATGTTGAAAAAAATAAGGAGAAGATATCAGAAATATTAAAGAATAAGGAAGCATACGATGTACAGTTAGGTTATTCTAATTACGGTATACATAAGGATGAATTCCATTTTGATTTAAATAGTAAAAATGCTAGATATTTTTCATCACAAGGTGAAAAAAAATCTATAGTATTCATATTAAAGATATCTGAAGTTGAGTTAATAGAGAAAAAGATGAATAAGAAACCCGTATTTTTAATGGATGATATAGCATCATTTTTTGATAATTTTAGAAAAAACCAAATTATTCACTATTTCTTAGAAAAAGAGATACAATGTTTTTTAACTTCAACGGAAGATTTAAAAATAGTGGGGAAAAAATTTGATGTTGATGGGGGTGTAGTAAGTGAAACGGATTAG
- the purE gene encoding 5-(carboxyamino)imidazole ribonucleotide mutase — protein MQVAIIFGSKSDLDVMKGAANALKEFDIQYEAFVLSAHRVPEILEETLERLEKDGCKVIIAGAGLAAHLPGVIASKTTLPVIGVPINAALGGVDALYSIVQMPKSIPVATVGINNSYNAGMLAVQILSVSNEDLRNKLNSFRVKMKEDFKKNISVEL, from the coding sequence ATGCAAGTAGCAATCATTTTTGGTAGTAAATCAGACTTAGATGTTATGAAAGGAGCAGCAAATGCTTTAAAAGAATTTGATATTCAATATGAAGCTTTTGTACTTTCAGCGCATAGAGTTCCTGAAATATTAGAAGAAACTTTAGAAAGATTAGAAAAAGACGGGTGTAAGGTTATTATAGCAGGAGCAGGGCTTGCAGCTCATCTTCCAGGTGTAATAGCATCTAAAACTACACTTCCAGTAATAGGAGTACCTATTAATGCAGCTTTAGGAGGAGTAGATGCCCTTTATTCAATAGTACAAATGCCTAAGAGTATTCCGGTAGCAACAGTTGGAATTAACAATTCATACAATGCTGGAATGTTAGCAGTACAAATTTTAAGTGTTTCAAATGAGGATTTAAGAAATAAATTAAATAGTTTTAGAGTTAAAATGAAAGAAGATTTCAAAAAAAATATATCAGTAGAACTTTAG
- the purC gene encoding phosphoribosylaminoimidazolesuccinocarboxamide synthase, whose product MEKRDFLYEGKAKQLYTTDDKDLVIVLYKDDATAGNGAKKGSIKNKGILNNDITTLIFNLLEEHGIKTHFVKKLNEREQLCQKVEIFPLEVIVRNLIAGSMAKRVGIEEGTKPVNTIFEICYKNDEYGDPLINDHHAVALGLATYEELKEIYEITAKINNLLKERFDKLGIILVDFKIEFGKNSKGEILLADEITPDTCRFWDKETGKKLDKDRFRRDLGDIEEAYMEIFRRLSVK is encoded by the coding sequence ATGGAAAAAAGAGATTTCTTATACGAAGGTAAGGCAAAACAACTATATACAACAGATGATAAAGACTTAGTTATTGTGCTTTATAAAGATGATGCAACTGCAGGAAATGGTGCTAAAAAAGGAAGTATTAAAAATAAAGGTATCTTAAACAATGATATCACTACATTAATTTTTAACCTTTTAGAAGAACATGGAATTAAAACTCACTTTGTTAAAAAATTAAATGAAAGAGAACAACTTTGCCAAAAAGTTGAAATCTTCCCACTTGAAGTAATAGTAAGAAACTTAATAGCTGGATCTATGGCGAAAAGAGTAGGTATAGAAGAAGGAACTAAACCTGTTAATACTATATTTGAAATTTGCTATAAAAATGATGAATATGGAGATCCATTAATTAATGATCACCATGCAGTAGCTTTAGGACTTGCTACATATGAAGAATTAAAAGAAATCTATGAAATTACAGCTAAAATAAACAACTTATTAAAAGAAAGATTTGATAAATTAGGAATTATTTTAGTTGATTTCAAAATTGAATTTGGTAAAAACTCTAAAGGAGAAATCTTACTTGCAGATGAAATTACTCCAGATACTTGTAGATTCTGGGATAAAGAAACTGGTAAAAAATTAGATAAAGATAGATTCAGAAGAGATCTTGGAGATATAGAAGAAGCATACATGGAAATTTTTAGAAGACTTAGTGTTAAATAG
- the purF gene encoding amidophosphoribosyltransferase, whose amino-acid sequence MNILFDKMEEECGVFGIYSKNKEKNISKLAYYGLFALQHRGQESAGISVSLNGEIQTYKNMGLVAKVFDEKILDDLKGNIAIGHVRYSTCGGSKIENCQPLESKFKLGHIAVAHNGNLINADIIRELMEDGGSTFTTTIDSEVIIKLIAKKAKKGCINAIKESVMAIKGAYALTILMDNKLIGVRDPFGIRPLCLGMTEDGDYILASESCALDAVGAELIRDIEAGEMVIIDENGVESIKYTENRRFSPCSFEYIYFARPDTIMDGIDVYLARVEAGKMLARQNEIKADLVMGVPDSGVPAAIGFSEESKIPYAHGLIKNKYIARTFIEPSQEMREKAVLAKLNPIKSSIKGKSIIVIDDSLVRGTTSKILIEILRKAGAREVHFKSASPPVKFPCYFGIDTADRGELIAANKTLEEIREEINADSLDYLKLENMLKTLPCKKCCVACFNGDYPIDIVK is encoded by the coding sequence ATGAATATATTATTTGATAAAATGGAAGAAGAATGTGGAGTTTTTGGAATATATTCTAAAAACAAAGAAAAAAATATTTCAAAACTTGCATATTACGGACTTTTTGCCCTTCAACATAGAGGACAAGAAAGTGCTGGTATAAGTGTTTCTTTAAATGGAGAAATACAAACATACAAGAATATGGGCCTAGTTGCTAAAGTTTTTGATGAAAAAATATTAGATGACTTAAAAGGAAATATTGCTATAGGACATGTTAGATACTCTACTTGTGGAGGATCTAAAATTGAAAATTGCCAACCTTTAGAATCTAAATTTAAATTAGGACATATAGCTGTTGCTCATAATGGTAACCTTATTAATGCTGATATAATTAGAGAATTAATGGAAGATGGTGGATCAACTTTCACAACTACTATAGATTCAGAGGTTATTATTAAATTAATAGCTAAAAAGGCAAAAAAAGGTTGTATTAATGCAATAAAAGAAAGTGTAATGGCTATTAAAGGAGCTTATGCATTAACAATATTAATGGATAATAAATTAATAGGGGTTAGAGATCCTTTTGGTATTAGACCTCTATGTCTTGGTATGACTGAAGATGGAGACTATATCTTAGCTTCTGAATCATGTGCATTAGATGCAGTAGGTGCAGAATTAATTAGAGATATAGAAGCTGGAGAAATGGTAATTATAGATGAAAATGGTGTTGAAAGTATTAAATATACTGAAAATAGAAGATTCTCACCATGTTCATTTGAATATATTTACTTTGCAAGACCTGATACTATTATGGATGGTATAGATGTATATCTAGCAAGGGTTGAGGCAGGTAAAATGCTTGCAAGACAAAATGAAATTAAAGCAGATTTAGTAATGGGTGTACCTGATTCAGGTGTTCCTGCTGCTATAGGTTTTTCTGAAGAAAGTAAAATACCTTATGCTCATGGATTAATTAAAAATAAATATATTGCTAGAACTTTCATAGAACCAAGTCAAGAAATGAGAGAAAAAGCAGTACTTGCTAAATTAAATCCTATTAAGAGTTCAATTAAAGGTAAAAGTATCATAGTAATAGATGATTCTTTAGTTAGAGGAACTACAAGTAAAATATTAATAGAAATATTAAGAAAGGCTGGGGCAAGAGAAGTTCATTTTAAATCAGCTTCGCCACCAGTTAAATTCCCTTGCTATTTTGGAATTGATACTGCAGATAGAGGTGAATTAATAGCTGCAAATAAGACTCTTGAGGAAATAAGAGAAGAAATTAATGCAGATAGTTTAGACTATTTAAAACTTGAAAATATGTTAAAGACATTACCATGTAAGAAATGTTGCGTGGCATGCTTTAACGGAGATTACCCTATAGATATAGTAAAATAA